In one window of Hevea brasiliensis isolate MT/VB/25A 57/8 chromosome 10, ASM3005281v1, whole genome shotgun sequence DNA:
- the LOC110659403 gene encoding uncharacterized protein LOC110659403: MGFSSLLRFAITKRLLSTKPHSSVATALYHAGGVNGDIKNDNGNEMTISKSSYHVSSGGFMRGVVFREPNQPLTIEEFHMPRPKASELLIKTKACGVCHSDLHVIKGELPFASPCAIGHEITGEVVEHGPLTDRKIIERFPVGSHVIGAFIMPCGNCLYCSKGHDDLCEDFFAYNRAKGTLYDGETRLFLRSNGKPVFMYSMGGLAEYCVVPAHGLTILPSSLPYTESAILGCAVFTAYGAMAHAAEVHPGDSVAIIGIGGVGSSCLQIARAFGASDIIAVDVQDDKLQKAKIFGATHTINATKEDPIERIREITGGRGVDIAVEALGKPLTFSQCTQSVRDGGKAVMIGLAKAGSVGEIDINRLVRRKIQVIGSYGARARQDLPKLVKLAETGIFNLTDAVSRKYKFEEADKAFQDLNQGNIISRAVVEIM, encoded by the exons ATGGGATTTTCTTCACTACTTCGCTTTGCCATTACCAAGAGGCTACTCTCCACAAAGCCCCACTCTTCCGTTGCTACGGCTCTGTATCATGCTGGCGGCGTTAACGGTGACATTAAGAATGATAACGGTAATGAGATGACGATTTCAAAAAGCTCATATCATGTGAGCTCAGGTGGGTTCATGCGTGGAGTTGTGTTTAGAGAACCCAATCAACCTCTCACCATTGAAGAATTCCATATGCCTCGCCCCAAAGCCTCCGAGCTTCTCATTAAAACCAAAG CCTGTGGAGTTTGCCATTCTGATCTCCATGTTATAAAGGGAGAACTTCCATTTGCTAGTCCTTGTGCTATTGGGCATGAGATAACTGGTGAAGTTGTTGAACATGGGCCATTGACAGACCGCAAAATTATTGAAAG ATTTCCTGTTGGATCTCATGTTATTGGAGCTTTCATTATGCCTTGTGGTAACTGCTTGTACTGTTCTAAG GGTCATGATGATTTATGTGAGGATTTCTTTGCTTATAATCGGGCAAAAGGAACTCTTTACGATGGTGAAACAAGGCTATTCCTCCGCAGCAATG GAAAGCCAGTGTTCATGTATAGCATGGGAGGCCTTGCTGAGTATTGTGTTGTTCCAGCACATGGATTGACTATTTTACCAAGCTCATTGCCATACACGGAGTCTGCAATTTTAGGATGTGCAGTATTTACTGCCTATGGTGCTATGGCCCATGCAGCAGAGGTGCATCCGGGGGATTCTGTTGCCATAATTGGAATTGGAGGTGTTGGCTCGAG TTGTTTGCAGATAGCCAGGGCATTTGGTGCCTCTGATATTATTGCTGTGGACGTTCAGGATGACAAACTACAGAAAGCTAAGATTTTTGGTGCAACTCACACTATAAATGCAACGAAAGAAGATCCTATTGAAAGGATTAGA GAAATAACTGGGGGAAGAGGTGTAGACATTGCTGTAGAAGCCTTGGGCAAACCACTAACATTTTCTCAGTGTACGCAAAGTGTAAGAGATGGAGGAAAAGCTGTAATGATTGGACTTGCAAAAGCTGGTTCTGTTGGGGAGATAGATATAAATCGTCTTGTTCGTCGAAAG ATTCAAGTAATTGGTTCTTATGGAGCAAGGGCTAGGCAGGATCTTCCCAAGTTGGTTAAACTTGCAGAAACAGGTATTTTCAATTTGACTGATGCTGTTTCAAGAAAATACAAATTTGAGGAGGCAGACAAAGCATTCCAGGATCTCAACCAGGGAAACATTATTAGTCGAGCTGTCGTTGAGATAATGTAG